A window of Streptomyces gilvosporeus contains these coding sequences:
- a CDS encoding ABC transporter ATP-binding protein — MDMEVTAWHSLHSTMTAQQGSRRFSRGTLRRIAAFARPHRKRLVWFLVLSTVTAMLAVATPLLAGRVVDAIVGRHAPGVVLGLAGLIAVIALAEAGLGLLTRWLSASIGEGLILDLRTTVYDHVQRMPIAFFTRTRTGALVSRLNNDVIGAQRAFSDTLSGVVSNIVTLLLTLVVMLSLSWQITVIALVLLPVFVLPARRVGRRLAGLRREGADHNAAMGTQMTERFSAPGATLVKLMGRPSRESAEFALRARRVRDIGVRSAMVQTYFVTALTLVSALALAVVYGLGGFLALRGHLEPGAIVSLALLLTRLYAPLTALSGAHIEVMSALVSFERVFEVLDLKPLIAEKPDAREVPDGPVSVEFDSVRFAYPSADKVSLASLEEVATLDTRGGEQVLHGVSFRAEPGQMVALVGSSGAGKSTIAQLLPRLYDADGGTVRLAGVDVRDLTAASLRDALGMVTQDGHLFHDTIRENLLLARPEAVEEEVWDALRRARLEELVRGLPDGLDTVVGERGYRLSGGERQRLTIARLLLAHPRVVILDEATAHLDNTSEAAVQEALTEALEGRTALVIAHRLSTVRAADLILVVEGGRIVERGTHETLLAADGRYAELYRTQFATETDSREAAGPDEDLAARADEDLVTEPDEDRDAGPELTGEPALVP; from the coding sequence ATGGACATGGAAGTCACCGCCTGGCATTCCCTGCACAGCACGATGACCGCGCAGCAGGGCAGCAGGCGCTTCTCCCGCGGAACCCTGCGCCGGATCGCGGCCTTCGCCCGGCCGCACCGCAAGCGCCTGGTGTGGTTCCTGGTCCTGAGCACCGTGACCGCGATGCTCGCGGTGGCCACCCCGCTGCTCGCCGGGCGGGTGGTCGACGCGATCGTGGGCCGCCATGCGCCCGGTGTCGTCCTGGGGCTGGCCGGGCTGATCGCCGTGATCGCGCTCGCCGAGGCGGGCCTCGGGCTGCTGACCCGGTGGCTGTCGGCGAGCATCGGCGAGGGGCTGATCCTGGATCTGCGCACCACCGTCTACGACCACGTCCAGCGGATGCCGATCGCGTTCTTCACCCGCACCCGTACGGGTGCGCTGGTCAGCCGCCTCAACAACGATGTGATCGGCGCCCAGCGCGCCTTCAGCGACACCCTCTCCGGGGTCGTCAGCAATATCGTGACGCTGCTGCTGACCCTGGTGGTGATGCTGAGTCTGTCCTGGCAGATCACCGTGATCGCGCTCGTCCTGCTGCCGGTGTTCGTCCTGCCCGCCCGCCGGGTCGGCCGGCGGCTGGCGGGTCTGCGGCGGGAGGGCGCCGACCACAACGCCGCGATGGGCACCCAGATGACCGAACGGTTCTCCGCGCCCGGCGCCACCCTCGTCAAGCTGATGGGCCGCCCGTCCCGCGAATCCGCGGAATTCGCCCTCCGGGCCCGTCGGGTACGGGACATCGGCGTCCGCTCGGCGATGGTGCAGACCTACTTCGTCACCGCGCTCACCCTGGTCTCCGCCCTGGCGCTCGCCGTCGTCTACGGGCTCGGCGGCTTCCTCGCCCTGCGCGGCCACCTGGAGCCCGGCGCGATCGTCTCGCTCGCCCTGCTGCTCACCCGGCTCTACGCCCCGCTGACCGCGCTGTCCGGGGCGCACATCGAGGTGATGAGCGCGCTGGTCAGCTTCGAGCGGGTCTTCGAGGTGCTGGATCTCAAGCCGCTGATCGCCGAGAAGCCGGACGCCCGGGAGGTGCCGGACGGCCCGGTCTCGGTGGAGTTCGACTCCGTACGCTTCGCCTACCCGTCCGCCGACAAGGTCTCCCTCGCCTCCCTGGAGGAGGTCGCCACCCTCGACACCCGGGGCGGCGAACAGGTCCTGCACGGCGTCTCCTTCCGCGCCGAGCCGGGCCAGATGGTCGCCCTGGTCGGCTCCTCCGGCGCGGGCAAGTCGACCATCGCGCAGCTGCTGCCGCGGCTGTACGACGCCGACGGCGGCACGGTACGGCTGGCCGGGGTGGACGTCCGTGATCTGACCGCCGCCTCCCTGCGCGACGCGCTCGGCATGGTCACCCAGGACGGGCACCTCTTCCACGACACCATCCGCGAGAACCTGCTGCTGGCCAGGCCGGAGGCGGTCGAGGAGGAGGTGTGGGACGCGCTGCGCCGCGCTCGCCTGGAGGAGCTGGTCCGCGGCCTGCCCGACGGCCTGGACACCGTGGTCGGCGAGCGCGGCTACCGGCTCTCCGGCGGTGAACGGCAGCGGCTGACCATCGCCCGGCTGCTGCTCGCCCACCCGCGGGTGGTCATCCTGGACGAGGCCACCGCCCACCTGGACAACACCTCCGAGGCCGCCGTCCAGGAGGCGCTCACCGAGGCCCTGGAAGGCCGCACCGCGCTGGTGATCGCCCACCGGCTGTCGACCGTACGGGCCGCCGATCTGATCCTCGTCGTCGAGGGCGGCCGGATCGTCGAGCGCGGCACCCACGAGACGCTGCTGGCGGCCGATGGGCGCTATGCGGAGCTGTACCGGACCCAGTTCGCCACCGAGACGGATTCCCGCGAGGCCGCGGGGCCGGACGAGGACCTGGCTGCCCGTGCGGACGAGGACCTGGTGACGGAGCCGGACGAGGACCGGGACGCGGGCCCGGAGCTCACTGGGGAGCCCGCCCTGGTGCCGTAA
- a CDS encoding nuclear transport factor 2 family protein — MTQRAEHSTVMDRLAIDDLITGYAIALDDGDWPAYLALFTDDGRADYRSAGGIEGDTTTITAWLTEVLHHFPIRQHLIVNRRIALARQDGAPGDTATVQADYLNPMRLGGPAAPDDGPADPAAPTGPNYTCAGRYAFTARRTPDGWRLAEVVVHEKWREVVAAGE, encoded by the coding sequence ATGACGCAGCGCGCGGAACACTCGACCGTCATGGACCGCCTCGCGATCGACGATCTGATCACGGGCTATGCGATCGCCCTGGACGACGGGGACTGGCCCGCCTACCTGGCCCTCTTCACCGACGACGGCAGAGCCGACTACCGCTCGGCGGGCGGCATCGAAGGCGACACCACGACCATCACGGCCTGGCTGACCGAGGTGCTGCACCACTTCCCCATACGACAGCATCTGATCGTCAACCGCCGGATCGCCCTCGCCCGGCAGGACGGCGCCCCGGGCGACACCGCAACCGTCCAGGCCGACTACCTCAACCCGATGCGGCTCGGCGGCCCGGCGGCCCCCGATGACGGCCCCGCCGACCCCGCGGCCCCCACCGGCCCCAACTACACCTGCGCCGGCCGCTACGCCTTCACCGCCCGCCGCACCCCCGACGGCTGGCGGCTGGCCGAGGTCGTCGTGCACGAGAAATGGCGCGAGGTGGTGGCGGCCGGGGAATGA
- the lnt gene encoding apolipoprotein N-acyltransferase: protein MHVSLGTRPRWLASPWWRGLAAALAGALPVLIFPAPSWWWLAYAVLVPWLLLVRTAPTVRRAAADGWLGGTGFMLAVHHWLLPSLHVFIVVLALLLGALWAPWGVLVRALLRGAPGTGRCAAALVLVPSGWLMVELVRSWEYLGGPWGLLGASQWQLPPALRLASLGGVWLVSMLIVAVNTALAELLARPAAWRPAVTGLLVCALAATAAWWWAPVPRPAGTVRIAVVQPGLIDAPAARLARSEALVRSLAGRGVRLVVWGESSVVQDPADHPALAARLTALTRRTGADLLVNADGRRPGRPGIEKSAVLIGPHGPTGDRYAKMRLVPFGEYIPARSVLGWATRVGKAAPADGIRGTHQVVMAIPSAGGLRIGPLVCFESAFPDMSRHLARDGAQVLVAQTATSTFQNSWAPAQHASLAALRAAENWRPMVHATLTGISAVYGPRGEPVGERLGTDRSAAAVYDLPLAEGTSPYTRWGDWALYGAIGALVLSGAYAGVRALRRRLGRGPR from the coding sequence ATGCACGTATCGCTCGGCACTCGCCCCCGATGGCTCGCCTCCCCCTGGTGGCGGGGCCTGGCGGCCGCGCTCGCCGGGGCGCTCCCGGTGCTGATCTTTCCGGCGCCGTCCTGGTGGTGGCTGGCGTACGCCGTCCTCGTCCCCTGGCTGCTGCTGGTGCGCACCGCCCCGACCGTACGGCGGGCAGCGGCGGACGGCTGGCTGGGCGGCACCGGCTTCATGCTGGCCGTCCACCACTGGCTGCTGCCGAGCCTGCATGTCTTCATCGTGGTGCTGGCCCTGCTGCTGGGGGCGCTGTGGGCCCCCTGGGGGGTCCTGGTGCGGGCTCTGCTGAGGGGCGCGCCGGGCACCGGGAGGTGTGCCGCCGCGCTGGTGCTGGTGCCGTCGGGCTGGCTGATGGTGGAACTGGTCCGCTCCTGGGAGTATCTGGGCGGCCCGTGGGGCCTGCTGGGCGCCAGCCAGTGGCAGCTGCCTCCCGCGCTGCGGCTGGCCTCGCTCGGCGGGGTGTGGCTGGTGAGCATGTTGATCGTGGCCGTGAACACCGCACTGGCCGAACTGCTCGCCCGTCCGGCGGCCTGGCGGCCGGCCGTCACCGGCCTGCTGGTGTGCGCCCTGGCGGCCACCGCGGCCTGGTGGTGGGCACCGGTCCCCCGCCCGGCCGGGACGGTACGGATCGCCGTCGTCCAGCCGGGCCTCATCGACGCCCCCGCCGCGCGGCTGGCCCGCAGCGAGGCGCTGGTGCGGTCGCTGGCGGGCCGCGGGGTCCGCCTCGTCGTCTGGGGTGAGAGCAGCGTCGTCCAGGACCCGGCCGACCATCCCGCGCTCGCCGCCCGGCTCACCGCGCTCACCCGGCGCACCGGCGCGGATCTGCTGGTCAACGCCGATGGCCGACGCCCGGGCCGGCCGGGCATCGAGAAGAGCGCGGTACTGATCGGGCCGCACGGGCCGACCGGCGACCGCTACGCCAAGATGCGCCTGGTGCCGTTCGGCGAGTACATACCGGCCAGGTCCGTCCTGGGCTGGGCCACCAGGGTGGGCAAGGCCGCACCCGCCGACGGGATCCGCGGCACCCACCAGGTGGTGATGGCGATCCCCTCGGCCGGCGGACTGCGCATCGGCCCGCTGGTCTGCTTCGAGTCCGCCTTCCCCGACATGAGCCGCCACCTGGCGCGCGACGGCGCCCAGGTACTCGTCGCGCAGACGGCCACCTCGACCTTCCAGAACAGCTGGGCACCGGCCCAGCACGCCTCGCTGGCCGCACTGCGCGCCGCGGAGAACTGGCGCCCCATGGTGCACGCCACGCTCACCGGCATCAGCGCGGTCTACGGCCCCCGGGGCGAGCCGGTCGGCGAGCGGCTCGGCACCGACCGCAGCGCGGCGGCCGTCTACGACCTCCCGCTCGCCGAGGGCACCAGCCCGTACACCCGGTGGGGCGATTGGGCGCTGTACGGGGCGATCGGCGCGCTGGTGCTCTCCGGCGCGTACGCGGGCGTACGAGCGCTCAGGCGGCGGCTTGGACGAGGGCCTCGCTGA
- a CDS encoding Gfo/Idh/MocA family protein, which translates to MKVGCIGLGDIAQKAYLPVLGAQPGIELHLQTRTPATLQRVGDTCRLAARQLHTELDSLLAAGLDAAFVHAPTSVHPEIVTRLIEAGVPTYVDKPISYELAETQRIVALAEERGVGLAVGFNRRFAPAYAQCREHARELILMQKNRIGLPEDPRTLVLDDFIHVVDTLRFLVPGEVDHIDVRARIREGLMEHVVLQLSGDGFTALGTMNRLSGSAEEILELSGQDTKRQVVNLAEVVDHKGQPTIRRRGDWVPVARQRGIEQIVLAFLDDVRAGRRSSAQDALRTHELCERVISEALVQAAA; encoded by the coding sequence GTGAAGGTCGGCTGCATCGGGCTCGGAGACATCGCGCAGAAGGCGTATCTCCCCGTACTGGGCGCGCAGCCCGGCATCGAACTGCATTTGCAGACCCGCACTCCGGCCACCCTCCAGCGGGTCGGCGACACCTGTCGGCTGGCCGCCCGTCAGCTGCACACCGAGCTGGACTCGCTGCTCGCGGCCGGGCTGGACGCGGCCTTCGTGCATGCGCCGACGTCCGTGCACCCCGAGATCGTCACCCGGCTGATCGAGGCCGGCGTACCGACGTATGTCGACAAACCGATCTCGTACGAACTCGCCGAAACCCAGCGGATCGTCGCGCTCGCCGAGGAGCGGGGCGTGGGCCTCGCCGTCGGATTCAACCGCCGCTTCGCGCCCGCCTACGCCCAGTGCCGCGAGCACGCCCGCGAGCTGATCCTGATGCAGAAGAACCGCATCGGCCTGCCCGAGGATCCGCGCACCCTGGTGCTGGACGACTTCATCCATGTCGTCGACACCCTGCGGTTCCTGGTCCCCGGCGAGGTCGACCACATCGACGTACGGGCCCGGATCCGCGAGGGGCTGATGGAGCATGTGGTGCTCCAGTTGTCCGGCGACGGTTTCACCGCCCTCGGCACCATGAACCGGCTCAGCGGCTCCGCCGAGGAGATCCTGGAGCTCTCGGGGCAGGACACCAAGCGTCAGGTCGTCAACCTCGCCGAGGTCGTCGACCACAAGGGCCAGCCGACGATCCGCCGCCGCGGTGACTGGGTGCCGGTCGCCCGGCAGCGCGGTATCGAGCAGATCGTGCTGGCCTTCCTGGATGACGTACGGGCCGGACGGCGGTCGTCGGCGCAGGACGCGCTGCGGACGCATGAGCTGTGTGAACGGGTGATCAGCGAGGCCCTCGTCCAAGCCGCCGCCTGA
- a CDS encoding uracil-DNA glycosylase translates to MLPESWRGVLGEELEKPYVKELTDFVEQERAQGPVYPPHDQVFAALEATPYDQVKVLILGQDPYHGAGQGHGLCFSVQPGVKTPPSLRNIYKEMKEELGHPIPDNGYLLPWAQQGVLLLNAVLTVREGEANSHKGKGWEKVTDAVIRAVSSRPDPAVFVLWGNYAKKKLPLIDQDRHAVVQGAHPSPLSAKKFFGSRPFTQINEAIAAQGHAPIDWRIPDLHQG, encoded by the coding sequence ATGCTGCCCGAATCCTGGCGGGGGGTCCTCGGCGAGGAGCTGGAGAAGCCCTATGTCAAGGAGCTGACCGACTTCGTCGAGCAGGAGCGGGCCCAGGGACCGGTCTACCCGCCGCACGACCAGGTCTTCGCGGCCCTGGAGGCCACGCCGTACGACCAGGTGAAGGTGCTGATCCTCGGACAGGACCCGTACCACGGCGCGGGCCAGGGGCACGGCCTGTGCTTCTCGGTGCAGCCCGGCGTCAAGACGCCGCCGTCGCTGCGCAACATCTACAAGGAGATGAAGGAGGAGCTGGGCCACCCCATCCCGGACAACGGCTATCTGCTGCCGTGGGCGCAGCAGGGCGTGCTGCTGCTGAACGCGGTGCTCACGGTCCGCGAGGGCGAGGCCAATTCCCACAAGGGCAAGGGCTGGGAGAAGGTCACCGATGCGGTGATCCGCGCGGTGTCGTCCCGGCCGGACCCGGCGGTGTTCGTGCTGTGGGGGAATTACGCCAAGAAGAAGCTCCCGCTGATCGACCAGGACCGGCATGCCGTGGTGCAGGGCGCGCACCCCTCCCCGCTCTCGGCGAAGAAGTTCTTCGGCTCCCGTCCCTTCACCCAGATCAACGAGGCGATCGCCGCCCAGGGCCACGCCCCGATCGACTGGCGCATCCCGGACCTGCATCAGGGGTGA
- a CDS encoding SDR family oxidoreductase has product MTEQNSALPEPSGKVALVTGASRGIGYGIAQALVARGDRVVITGRNEDALKEAAEKLGADRVIGVAGKAHDEAHQAVAVERAMEAFGRVDYLVNNAGTNPVFGPIADLDLGVARKVFETNVISALGFAQRTWHAWQKDNGGAIVNIASIAGLNASPFIGAYGMSKAAMVNLTQQLAHEFAPVARVNSIAPAVIKTKFAAALYEDREEEAASGYPMARLGVPEDIGGTAAFLLSDASGWITGQTLVVDGGLFLNAGV; this is encoded by the coding sequence ATGACCGAGCAGAACAGTGCGCTTCCCGAGCCCTCCGGCAAGGTGGCGCTCGTCACCGGCGCCAGCCGGGGCATCGGCTACGGCATAGCCCAGGCCCTGGTGGCCCGCGGCGACCGGGTCGTGATCACCGGGCGCAACGAGGACGCCCTCAAGGAGGCCGCCGAGAAACTGGGCGCCGACCGGGTGATCGGCGTGGCCGGCAAGGCGCATGACGAGGCCCACCAGGCTGTCGCCGTCGAGCGGGCGATGGAGGCCTTCGGCCGGGTGGACTACCTGGTCAACAACGCCGGTACGAACCCGGTGTTCGGCCCGATCGCCGACCTCGACCTCGGCGTCGCGCGCAAGGTGTTCGAGACCAACGTCATCTCGGCGCTCGGCTTCGCCCAGCGCACCTGGCACGCCTGGCAGAAGGACAACGGCGGCGCCATCGTCAACATCGCCTCCATCGCCGGGCTCAACGCTTCGCCCTTCATAGGCGCGTACGGCATGAGCAAGGCGGCCATGGTCAACCTGACGCAGCAGCTCGCCCATGAGTTCGCGCCGGTGGCCCGGGTCAACTCCATCGCCCCCGCGGTGATCAAGACCAAGTTCGCGGCCGCGCTGTACGAGGACCGTGAGGAGGAGGCGGCGTCCGGCTACCCCATGGCCCGGCTCGGCGTCCCGGAGGACATCGGCGGGACCGCGGCCTTCCTGCTCTCCGACGCCTCGGGGTGGATCACCGGGCAGACGCTGGTCGTCGACGGTGGTCTGTTCCTCAACGCCGGGGTCTGA
- the fabG gene encoding 3-oxoacyl-ACP reductase FabG, which translates to MSTTEQRVAIVTGAARGIGAATAVRLAAEGRAVAVLDLDEAACKDTVEKITAAGGKALAVGCDVSDAAQVEAAVERVASELGAPTVLVNNAGVLRDNLLFKMSETDWDTVMSVHLRGAFLMSRACQKHMVDAKFGRIVNLSSSSALGNRGQVNYSAAKAGLQGFTKTLAIELGKFGVTANAVAPGFIATDMTAATAERVGMGFEEFQAAAATQIPVQRVGKPEDIANAIAFFTGEAAGFVSGQVLYVAGGPLN; encoded by the coding sequence ATGTCCACCACCGAGCAGCGCGTCGCCATCGTGACGGGCGCGGCCCGCGGCATCGGCGCGGCCACCGCCGTACGCCTGGCGGCCGAGGGCCGTGCCGTCGCCGTACTCGACCTCGACGAGGCGGCCTGCAAGGACACCGTCGAGAAGATCACCGCGGCGGGCGGCAAGGCCCTCGCCGTCGGCTGCGACGTCTCGGACGCGGCCCAGGTGGAGGCGGCCGTCGAGCGCGTCGCCAGCGAGCTCGGCGCGCCCACCGTGCTGGTCAACAACGCGGGTGTGCTCCGCGACAACCTGCTGTTCAAGATGAGCGAGACCGACTGGGACACGGTCATGAGCGTGCATCTGCGGGGCGCGTTCCTGATGTCGCGGGCCTGTCAGAAGCACATGGTCGACGCCAAGTTCGGCCGGATCGTCAACCTCTCCTCCAGCTCGGCGCTCGGCAACCGCGGCCAGGTCAACTACTCGGCCGCCAAGGCCGGTCTCCAGGGCTTCACCAAGACCCTCGCCATCGAGCTCGGCAAGTTCGGCGTCACCGCCAACGCCGTCGCCCCCGGCTTCATCGCCACCGACATGACGGCCGCCACCGCCGAGCGCGTCGGCATGGGCTTCGAGGAATTCCAGGCCGCCGCCGCCACGCAGATCCCGGTGCAGCGCGTCGGCAAGCCGGAGGACATCGCCAACGCCATCGCCTTCTTCACGGGCGAGGCGGCCGGATTCGTCTCCGGCCAGGTCCTGTACGTCGCCGGCGGACCGCTCAACTGA
- a CDS encoding DUF3037 domain-containing protein has protein sequence MAGGQAAAEGGQVNGLHNGRDVFEYALLKVVPRVERGEMINAGVIVYCRARRFVEARTYLDEARLRALDPACDVEGVRAALAAVEGICHGGAQAGQAAEDDAGRRFRWLIAPRSTIVQPGPVHTGLTTDPTAEAKRLLELLVR, from the coding sequence ATGGCTGGCGGGCAAGCTGCCGCGGAGGGCGGTCAAGTGAACGGTCTGCACAACGGGCGCGATGTGTTCGAGTACGCCCTGCTGAAGGTCGTCCCGCGGGTCGAGCGGGGCGAGATGATCAACGCCGGGGTGATCGTGTACTGCCGCGCCCGGCGCTTCGTCGAGGCGCGTACGTATCTGGACGAGGCCCGGCTGCGCGCCCTGGATCCCGCGTGCGATGTCGAGGGCGTACGGGCCGCGCTGGCGGCCGTCGAGGGCATCTGCCACGGCGGCGCGCAGGCCGGGCAGGCGGCCGAGGACGATGCGGGGCGGCGCTTCCGCTGGCTGATCGCCCCACGCAGCACGATCGTCCAGCCGGGGCCGGTCCACACGGGGCTCACCACGGACCCCACCGCCGAGGCGAAGCGGCTGCTGGAGCTGCTGGTGCGCTGA
- a CDS encoding HipA family kinase, with amino-acid sequence MLTEVTATRYVTPLREGGSLPGIVEADDLGTYIMKFTGAGQGRKTLVAEIICGLLGRRLGLRVPDLVQMQLDPVIGLGEPDQEVQELLKASGGLNLGMDYLPGSLGFDPLAFEVGSREAGRVVWFDALINNVDRSWRNPNMLVWHGELWLIDHGATMIWHHNWPGAEKAAVKPFNASDHVLATFAPDVASAAAEFAPRVTEDLLAEITAEVPDEWLTDEPGFDSPDEVRRAYVRTLLARAEVISDHITIGDRSKDTPSQAPEWLAGKLPRRAVK; translated from the coding sequence ATGCTGACCGAAGTCACAGCGACCCGCTATGTCACGCCCTTGCGTGAAGGCGGATCGCTCCCGGGAATCGTCGAGGCCGACGATCTCGGTACCTACATCATGAAGTTCACCGGTGCGGGCCAGGGCCGTAAGACCCTGGTGGCCGAGATCATCTGCGGGCTGCTGGGCCGTCGGCTCGGGCTGCGGGTGCCGGATCTGGTCCAGATGCAGCTCGACCCCGTCATCGGTCTGGGCGAGCCCGACCAGGAGGTGCAGGAGCTCCTCAAGGCCAGCGGCGGACTGAACCTCGGGATGGACTACCTCCCCGGATCGCTCGGCTTCGATCCGCTCGCCTTCGAGGTGGGCTCGCGTGAGGCGGGCCGGGTGGTGTGGTTCGACGCGCTGATCAACAACGTGGACCGGTCCTGGCGCAACCCCAACATGCTGGTCTGGCACGGCGAGCTGTGGCTGATCGACCACGGCGCCACCATGATCTGGCACCACAACTGGCCCGGCGCGGAGAAGGCCGCCGTCAAGCCGTTCAACGCCTCCGACCATGTGCTGGCCACCTTCGCCCCGGACGTGGCCTCGGCCGCGGCGGAGTTCGCGCCCCGTGTCACCGAGGATCTGCTGGCCGAGATCACGGCCGAGGTCCCGGACGAGTGGCTGACCGACGAGCCCGGCTTCGACTCGCCGGACGAGGTGCGCCGGGCCTACGTCCGGACGCTGCTGGCCCGTGCCGAGGTCATCAGCGACCACATCACCATCGGGGACCGCAGCAAGGACACCCCCTCGCAGGCGCCGGAATGGCTGGCGGGCAAGCTGCCGCGGAGGGCGGTCAAGTGA
- a CDS encoding SAV_2336 N-terminal domain-related protein — protein MSTPEAATWLITAAPATPVVPAQLRGSGHLVAARPVFAPAPEGWPSALPLPAAEASVSALHALSQLQPELASFRKTAPDAFAIPSAPGPVCPPATNPAMRELVLVVDTGLSMSAWYPTVNAFAACACELPIFNDVHIVKLRSQPSSTHSDLLERSTVINLGLGNPTPPHRQKTVFVITDAVGTAWKRGLIWDDLRAWAQHHTVAILHVLPHHDWYLSGIHARPHQLRAPVPGCPNSALEVSPPEMVPSDVPNAGAEREGRKLLIPVLEIRKRWLDQWVRLMTSRLLVHQQALEIPSVSAAAASVPSPSAAPDAVAVPEQSIAEFRTAASENAFSLAVLLAAAPLNRHIMQLLAAELLPAASPGDLAAVLTSGLLITVDNSAEHSDPHDQVVFDFAPGVRQKLLSLGESTRTRRVAALLDQYLGRDVPAIHGITQRVKSPATASPPEITAETLPYLRVECAVLTALSGASAPHREAAELLRTRIRRFETGQ, from the coding sequence TTGAGCACCCCCGAAGCCGCGACGTGGCTCATCACCGCAGCCCCCGCCACGCCTGTGGTGCCCGCCCAACTCCGTGGATCGGGGCACCTGGTCGCCGCCCGCCCGGTGTTCGCTCCGGCACCGGAGGGCTGGCCGTCCGCTCTGCCGCTGCCCGCCGCCGAGGCGTCGGTCAGCGCGCTGCACGCCCTCAGCCAGCTTCAGCCGGAACTGGCGTCATTCCGCAAAACGGCGCCCGACGCGTTTGCCATACCCTCGGCGCCAGGGCCGGTCTGCCCTCCGGCGACGAATCCGGCGATGCGCGAGCTGGTCCTGGTGGTCGACACCGGCCTTTCCATGTCGGCCTGGTACCCGACCGTGAACGCGTTCGCCGCGTGCGCCTGCGAACTGCCGATATTCAACGACGTCCACATCGTCAAGCTGCGCAGCCAGCCCTCATCGACCCACTCCGATCTCCTCGAGCGCTCCACGGTGATCAACCTCGGGCTCGGCAACCCCACACCGCCGCACCGCCAGAAGACGGTCTTCGTCATCACGGATGCTGTCGGTACCGCCTGGAAACGCGGCCTGATCTGGGATGACCTCCGTGCCTGGGCCCAGCACCACACCGTGGCGATTCTGCACGTACTCCCGCACCACGACTGGTATCTGTCGGGCATTCATGCCCGCCCCCACCAACTGCGCGCCCCGGTGCCGGGCTGCCCCAACAGCGCTCTGGAAGTCTCGCCGCCGGAGATGGTTCCGTCGGACGTGCCGAACGCCGGGGCGGAACGGGAGGGGCGCAAGCTTCTGATTCCGGTGCTGGAGATCCGTAAACGGTGGCTGGACCAATGGGTGCGCCTGATGACCTCCAGACTGTTGGTACACCAGCAGGCGCTGGAGATTCCGTCGGTCTCGGCGGCGGCCGCGTCGGTGCCCTCACCGAGCGCCGCACCGGACGCGGTTGCCGTTCCGGAACAGAGCATCGCGGAATTCCGCACTGCCGCCTCCGAGAACGCCTTCAGCCTCGCCGTGCTCCTGGCCGCCGCCCCGCTCAACCGCCACATCATGCAGCTTCTCGCCGCCGAGCTCCTGCCCGCCGCAAGCCCCGGCGACCTGGCGGCCGTCCTCACCAGCGGACTGCTCATCACCGTGGACAACAGCGCGGAACACAGCGACCCGCACGACCAGGTGGTCTTCGACTTCGCACCCGGCGTGCGGCAGAAGCTGCTGTCTCTCGGGGAATCGACGAGAACCCGCCGTGTCGCCGCCCTCCTCGACCAGTACCTGGGCCGCGACGTGCCGGCCATCCACGGCATCACCCAACGGGTCAAGAGCCCGGCCACCGCCTCCCCTCCCGAGATCACAGCCGAGACGCTCCCCTACCTCCGCGTCGAATGCGCCGTACTGACCGCTCTCTCGGGCGCCTCCGCACCTCACCGTGAAGCGGCAGAACTGCTGCGCACAAGGATCCGCAGGTTCGAGACCGGTCAGTGA